One window from the genome of Labeo rohita strain BAU-BD-2019 chromosome 10, IGBB_LRoh.1.0, whole genome shotgun sequence encodes:
- the tmem167a gene encoding protein kish-A, translating into MSAIFNFQSLLTVILLLICTCAYIRALAPSLLDKNKTGFLGIFWKCARIGERKSPYVACCCIIMAFTILFSE; encoded by the exons ATG TCTGCCATATTTAATTTCCAGAGTCTGTTGACGGTCATCTTACTGCTCATCTGCACTTGCGCGTACATACGAGCTCTCGCTCCCAGCCTGCtggataaaaacaaaacagg GTTCCTTGGAATATTCTGGAAATGTGCGAGAATAG GTGAGCGCAAAAGCCCTTACGTGGCGTGTTGCTGTATCATCATGGCCTTCACCATTTTATTTTCGGAGTAG